A window from Drosophila miranda strain MSH22 chromosome Y unlocalized genomic scaffold, D.miranda_PacBio2.1 Contig_Y2_pilon, whole genome shotgun sequence encodes these proteins:
- the LOC117193392 gene encoding uncharacterized protein LOC117193392 — protein CSTRWLTARISPNDNNIFINGGQSNIITSNGKTLQYGTGNINYSGYNGHSINVVNGVITLKEGGKQYTFETQPPNVEKREAIVINGQSATVQYSHGDVIVELADQTVIAIVGNTFFIGDSTSFENRDKLQEEAKKYAENIQRQVQEGLKKTLQQMNEDLQRSLGNIRF, from the coding sequence tgtagcacccgatggctgacggccagAATCTCACCAAACGACAACAACATCTTCATCAATGGTGGGCAGTCCAACATCATCACGAGCAATGGCAAGACCCTCCAATACGGTACGGGAAACATCAACTACAGTGGCTATAATGGACACTCGATCAACGTGGTCAATGGCGTCATCACGCTGAAGGAGGGCGGCAAGCAGTACACGTTCGAGACACAGCCGCCCAACGTCGAGAAGAGAGAGGCGATTGTCATCAACGGCCAGTCCGCCACAGTGCAGTACTCTCACGGCGATGTCATTGTAGAGCTAGCCGATCAAACGGTGATTGCCATTGTTGGTAATACCTTCTTCATTGGCGATAGCACATCCTTTGAGAATCGGGACAAGCTGCAAGAGGAGGCCAAAAAGTATGCCGAGAACATCCAGCGGCAAGTGCAAGAAGGCCTAAAGAAAACGCTCCAGCAGATGAACGAGGATCTCCAGAGGAGTCTGGGGAAcattcgcttctag
- the LOC117193533 gene encoding uncharacterized protein LOC117193533, whose protein sequence is MGLGRTWIILGLIGSIACLGNAVPRLLGSEEDASLDDDNLSFLNSKSQKFASSATTISENDHTLIYGSGDNNKITYNGHRFVVDHGIIKLLEGSKTYTFRPLGANVEKRQSIDFNGHPATVQLSKGNVFVYLPDGTVMGRIGNSYFVGDRYAVENRYRMIGNSNL, encoded by the exons ATGGGCTTGGGTAGAACTTGGATAATACTGGGGCTGATTGGGAGCATCGCCTGTCTGGGTAACG CTGTGCCTCGATTGCTCGGCTCCGAAGAGGATGCCTCACTGGACGACGATAACCTGAGCTTCCTCAACAGCAAAAGCCAGAAGTTCGCCTCCTCCGCGACTACGATTAGCGAAAACGACCACACCTTAATATACGGTTCGGGCGATAACAACAAAATCACCTACAATGGGCACAGATTCGTTGTAGACCATGGTATCATTAAGCTGCTTGAAGGCTCCAAAACGTACACGTTCCGACCCCTTGGAGCCAATGTGGAGAAAAGGCAATCAATCGACTTTAACGGTCACCCAGCCACAGTGCAGCTCTCAAAGGGCAATGTGTTTGTTTATCTCCCCGATGGAACGGTGATGGGCAGGATCGGCAATAGTTACTTTGTGGGAGATCGCTATGCTGTGGAGAACCGCTACAGGATGATAGGCAATAGCAATCTCTAG
- the LOC108160582 gene encoding bleomycin hydrolase produces the protein MCLPILSTVVAGPPIKHGVDSEGKTTSGGPAWITTGLDLLRLEFAKSFPSLPVDFEFSAGYLVYWHKLERCNYLLHAVAEHLTRGEPVDGRQFRYLMKHVVPDGGNWQMFVNLVKKYGVVPRQCYQTTGRTRQLNVILRSKLREFVSVLHNRFIFDGDGSALPTLIGEMMPQLYKVINIVLGEPPQEFKWTYYDSKKRYQCLEPLTGSSFFKELVNKDFDLDEMVCLGHDPRLSSSYLHNYEVALSSNMVGGRLQRYNNQSMDVLVPIIVGSLVGGKAVWLVYDLLAHASKNASADFPLLFGLEMCTDLNKAERMLYKETRHNRVLLLTKVRLDDEDKPLEFRTIAPSNSTTLFPSSSAANLQEINDSVEEKAKISRLKAPFCIKTDWMREYAFEIVVHSSFVQPDVLGAATRKECKELPPWDIMGAFLE, from the exons ATGTGCCTGCCTATTTTGTCCACCGTGGTTGCGGGTCCGCCTATCAAGCATGGGGTGGACTCGGAGGGAAAAACTACCAGCGGTGGCCCCGCCTGGATCACCACGGGGCTTGACCTGCTGCGCCTGGAGTTTGCCAAGAGCTTCCCATCGCTGCCGGTGGACTTCGAGTTCTCTGCGGGCTACCTAGTGTACTGGCACAAGCTGGAGCGATGCAACTACTTGCTGCATGCGGTGGCCGAGCATCTGACGCGCGGCGAGCCCGTGGATGGGCGACAATTTCGATACTTGATGAAGCATGTCGTTCCGGATGGCGGGAACTGGCAGATGTTTGTGAATCTGGTGAAGAAGTACGGCGTTGTACCCAGACAGTGCTATCAGACAACGGGGCGCACACGCCAGCTTAATGTAATCCTCAGGAGTAAG CTGCGTGAGTTTGTGAGCGTGCTGCACAATCGCTTCATATTCGATGGCGATGGCAGCGCCCTGCCAACCCTCATCGGGGAGATGATGCCCCAGCTGTATAAAGTGATCAATATCGTTTTGGGCGAACCGCCGCAGGAGTTCAAGTGGACGTACTACGACTCAAAGAAGCGCTACCAGTGCCTGGAGCCCTTGACCGGCTCCTCCTTTTTCAAGGAACTGGTAAACAAGGACTTCGACCTGGATGAGATGGTGTGCCTGGGCCACGATCCGCGCCTGTCATCCAGCTACTTGCACAACTACGAAGTGGCTCTCAGCTCGAACATGGTGGGTGGTCGGCTGCAGCGGTACAACAATCAGTCAATGGATGTTCTAGTACCGATCATTGTGGGGTCGCTGGTTGGCGGCAAGGCTGTCTGGCTGGTCTATGACCTGCTGGCGCACGCTTCAAAGAATGCATCTGCTGACTTTCCGCTGCTCTTTGGCTTGGAGATGTGCACAGATCTCAACAAGGCGGAACGCATGCTCTACAAGGAAACGCGCCATAATCGGGTGTTGCTGCTAACGAAAGTACGCCTGGATGACGAGGATAAGCCGCTGGAATTCCGCACCATTGCTCCGTCGAACTCGACCACGTTGTTTCCAAGCTCATCCGCAGCAAATCTCCAAGAGATAAACGATAGTGTGGAAGAGAAGGCCAAGATTTCAAGGCTTAAGGCACCCTTTTGCATTAAGACGGATTGGATGCGGGAATACGCCTTCGAGATTGTCGTCCACTCGAGCTTTGTGCAGCCCGATGTCCTGGGTGCCGCCACTAGGAAGGAGTGCAAAGAACTGCCCCCATGGGATATCATGGGAGCGTTCCTCGAATGA
- the LOC108160585 gene encoding uncharacterized protein LOC108160585, translating to MKFVGFLLLSSLTIVMVVAFPGDHSAHLDLPDAGDHANAISRSAAPATTADQVDSLVREPRHLLKYLLSKPVVVQPIVYQPVAVPRHGYPSYGYSNPYYGIR from the coding sequence ATGAAGTTCGTTGGCTTTCTCCTACTCAGCAGCCTCACCATCGTGATGGTGGTGGCATTTCCTGGTGACCACAGCGCACATCTTGATCTGCCAGATGCTGGCGACCATGCTAATGCGATTTCCCGATCCGCAGCGCCAGCGACAACAGCGGACCAGGTCGATTCTCTCGTACGTGAGCCTCGTCATCTGCTGAAATATCTGCTCTCGAAGCCCGTTGTGGTACAGCCGATTGTCTATCAGCCTGTTGCGGTGCCGAGGCATGGCTATCCCAGTTACGGATACAGCAATCCCTACTACGGCATCAGGTAG